Proteins from one Oscillatoria nigro-viridis PCC 7112 genomic window:
- a CDS encoding DUF2996 domain-containing protein — MPEEQQNPTAGESETPSASIENAPSSDTAETTDFPSTDQPQPTAKKPAAKKEPKNPTAGESETPSASIENAPSSDTAETTDLPSTDKPPAAAKKPAAKAEGDKPPAKAKKEKAPAVEDKPFAEFIQQDYLPALQTALTKQGVKDLEVSFAKQKLPVAGMSSAGDCWQVIGKFQEGQRQFNLYFPQENIQSQRAFSCAENNTKTSTLEPFLIDERKVTLDLMVFGVVQRLNAQKWLNLN, encoded by the coding sequence ATGCCAGAAGAACAGCAAAATCCTACCGCTGGAGAATCGGAAACTCCCAGTGCTTCGATCGAGAACGCCCCGAGTTCCGACACAGCCGAGACAACCGACTTTCCCAGCACTGACCAGCCTCAGCCGACTGCTAAAAAACCCGCAGCCAAGAAAGAACCGAAAAATCCTACCGCTGGAGAATCGGAAACTCCCAGTGCTTCGATCGAGAACGCCCCGAGTTCCGACACAGCCGAGACAACCGACTTACCCAGCACTGACAAGCCTCCGGCGGCTGCTAAAAAGCCCGCCGCCAAGGCCGAAGGCGACAAGCCCCCAGCTAAAGCTAAAAAGGAAAAAGCACCTGCTGTTGAAGACAAGCCCTTTGCGGAATTTATTCAACAAGATTATTTGCCCGCTTTGCAAACTGCTTTGACTAAGCAGGGCGTTAAGGATTTAGAGGTGAGTTTTGCAAAGCAAAAACTCCCAGTTGCGGGCATGAGTTCCGCCGGGGATTGCTGGCAGGTAATAGGGAAATTCCAAGAAGGTCAGCGCCAATTTAACCTGTATTTTCCTCAAGAAAATATTCAAAGTCAAAGGGCGTTTTCCTGTGCTGAAAATAATACCAAAACTAGCACTTTAGAGCCTTTTTTGATAGATGAGCGCAAGGTAACACTAGACCTCATGGTGTTTGGCGTCGTCCAGCGACTTAACGCTCAAAAATGGCTAAATCTTAATTAG
- a CDS encoding RNA-guided endonuclease InsQ/TnpB family protein: MSQVITAKLKLKLTAEQKALVSQTALAYRDALNYTSQVAFDAGKTSNGAKLHKAVYNELRVRFGLGAQMACNVPRQVSGTYKTLWTKVKQSNDAIAKGYTKRRYKGLDKAPKYISRTCTLNYQRDYSFKAERQVIIITLQGRIVVSYDGYNKHLDLIANGARIGAAKIVYQRSSNIYYLMVSIEVETPKIDPLKITRVSGVDVGMRYLAVEIDLQNKAKFYSGKNARHKANRYHKARMTLQRKDTRSAKRRLIALSGKERRFIADVNHQIGKDIAKPNTLIGLENLTGIRDRTRTKSGKKASKKRRRANRNKAKWSYAELHGYIDYKANLNNSLATKVPAHYTSKSCPKCGHTSDANRQNKGLLFRCECCSHELHADLVGARNIAMRALLVRQDWMSTGSLSASPDVSSGETKAQILQRFSELRWSSDTSPHHSGIPLDAG, translated from the coding sequence ATGTCCCAAGTAATCACCGCCAAGCTAAAACTAAAACTGACTGCCGAGCAAAAAGCTTTGGTGTCTCAGACTGCTTTAGCCTACCGAGATGCCTTGAATTACACTTCACAAGTTGCTTTTGATGCAGGCAAAACCAGCAATGGTGCTAAGTTACATAAAGCGGTCTACAACGAATTGCGGGTTCGATTTGGGCTGGGAGCGCAAATGGCTTGCAATGTACCCAGACAAGTGTCTGGAACCTATAAGACTCTGTGGACTAAGGTAAAACAATCTAACGATGCTATTGCTAAAGGCTACACTAAGAGACGGTATAAAGGGCTAGACAAAGCCCCCAAATATATATCTCGAACTTGTACCCTAAATTATCAACGTGACTACTCTTTTAAAGCCGAGAGGCAAGTGATTATCATCACTCTCCAAGGTCGAATAGTTGTCTCGTATGATGGTTACAATAAGCATTTAGATTTAATTGCTAATGGTGCAAGGATTGGAGCCGCTAAAATTGTCTATCAGCGTTCCTCCAATATCTACTATCTGATGGTAAGTATCGAAGTAGAAACGCCTAAGATTGACCCACTGAAAATAACTAGAGTCTCTGGTGTTGACGTGGGTATGCGCTACTTAGCGGTGGAAATAGACTTGCAAAATAAGGCTAAATTCTACTCAGGGAAGAATGCTAGACATAAAGCTAACCGCTACCATAAAGCACGGATGACTCTTCAGCGTAAAGACACTCGTTCAGCGAAGCGAAGACTAATCGCTTTGTCTGGGAAAGAAAGACGGTTTATCGCTGATGTAAACCACCAGATCGGTAAGGATATTGCCAAACCTAACACCCTAATTGGACTAGAAAACCTCACCGGAATACGGGACAGGACTAGGACGAAATCGGGCAAGAAGGCAAGCAAAAAGAGACGTAGAGCTAATCGAAATAAAGCTAAATGGTCTTATGCCGAATTGCACGGGTATATCGACTACAAAGCCAATCTAAATAATTCGTTAGCAACTAAAGTTCCGGCTCATTACACATCGAAAAGTTGTCCTAAATGTGGACATACTTCGGATGCTAATAGACAAAACAAAGGGCTATTATTCCGTTGCGAATGTTGTAGTCATGAGCTTCATGCAGATCTTGTTGGTGCGCGAAATATTGCAATGAGAGCGTTGCTAGTTCGGCAAGACTGGATGAGCACGGGGAGCTTGTCAGCATCCCCTGATGTATCGAGCGGTGAAACCAAAGCCCAAATCCTGCAAAGGTTTTCGGAATTGCGGTGGAGTTCAGATACAAGCCCACATCATAGCGGTATCCCGCTTGATGCTGGGTAG
- a CDS encoding succinate dehydrogenase/fumarate reductase flavoprotein subunit: MLEHDVIIVGGGLAGCRAAVEIARTDPSLKVAVVAKTHPIRSHSVAAQGGMASSLQNVDPEDSWKAHAFDTVKGSDYLADQDAVEILTREAPGVVIDLEHMGVLFSRLPDGRIAQRAFGGHSHRRTCYAADKTGHAILHELVNNLRRCGVHIYQEWYVTRLILEEGQAKGVVMYRLLDGQIEVVRAKAVMFATGGYGRVYNTTSNDYASTGDGLAMTALAGLPLEDMEFVQFHPTGLYPVGVLISEAVRGEGAYLINSEGDRFMANYAPSRMELAPRDITSRSISIEIRAGRGINVGGSAGGPFIYLDLRHMGREKIMSKIPFAWEEAHRLLGIDAVNQPMPVRPTVHYSMGGIPTNISGQVRSSPDSLVDGFFAAGEAACVSVHGANRLGSNSLLECVVYGKVTGATIAQFVQNRKLPVVDEQRYITEAKEQIQALVDRPGKYRINQIRQQYQDTMTEYCGVFRSAELMQEGLNKLEDLERQYEEVYLDDKGKLWNTEIVEALELRSLIIVGKMILTSALNRQESRGAHSREDFTERDDGNFLKHTMAYYSPAGIDLAYMPVAITMFEPQERKY, encoded by the coding sequence ATGCTAGAACACGACGTAATCATTGTAGGCGGCGGTTTAGCAGGTTGCCGCGCGGCTGTAGAAATTGCCCGGACTGACCCCAGTTTAAAGGTAGCTGTCGTCGCTAAAACTCACCCGATTCGATCGCACTCCGTCGCAGCCCAAGGCGGCATGGCCTCCAGCCTGCAAAATGTCGATCCCGAAGACAGTTGGAAAGCCCACGCCTTCGACACAGTAAAGGGTTCCGACTATTTGGCCGACCAAGACGCGGTAGAAATCCTCACCCGGGAAGCCCCCGGTGTAGTCATAGATTTAGAACACATGGGAGTCCTCTTTTCCCGCCTCCCAGACGGCAGAATTGCCCAGCGCGCTTTTGGCGGACATTCCCACCGCCGCACCTGCTACGCCGCCGACAAAACCGGTCACGCCATCCTCCACGAATTGGTCAACAATCTGCGCCGCTGCGGAGTTCACATCTATCAGGAGTGGTACGTTACCCGCCTGATTTTGGAAGAAGGCCAAGCCAAGGGGGTAGTTATGTACCGCCTGCTAGACGGTCAAATTGAGGTTGTCCGTGCTAAGGCGGTGATGTTTGCTACGGGGGGTTACGGCCGCGTTTACAATACCACGTCGAACGATTACGCCTCGACGGGAGACGGTTTGGCGATGACCGCTTTAGCTGGATTGCCGCTGGAAGATATGGAATTCGTGCAGTTTCACCCGACGGGTTTGTATCCCGTGGGAGTGTTGATTTCGGAGGCTGTGCGGGGGGAAGGCGCTTATTTGATTAATTCAGAGGGCGATCGATTTATGGCCAATTATGCCCCGTCGCGGATGGAATTAGCCCCCAGAGATATCACCTCGCGGTCAATTTCCATAGAAATTCGCGCTGGCCGAGGAATTAATGTTGGTGGTAGTGCCGGCGGCCCCTTTATCTACCTCGATTTGCGGCACATGGGACGCGAAAAAATCATGAGCAAAATTCCTTTTGCTTGGGAAGAAGCCCACCGTTTGTTAGGAATTGATGCGGTAAATCAGCCGATGCCCGTCCGCCCTACCGTTCACTATTCAATGGGGGGAATTCCTACTAATATTAGCGGGCAAGTTCGCAGCAGTCCTGACAGTTTGGTAGACGGTTTCTTTGCAGCGGGCGAAGCAGCTTGCGTGTCTGTTCACGGCGCCAACCGTTTGGGCAGCAATTCGCTGTTGGAATGCGTAGTTTACGGCAAAGTTACTGGCGCAACCATAGCACAATTCGTGCAAAATCGCAAGTTGCCTGTCGTAGACGAACAGCGTTATATTACGGAAGCAAAAGAGCAAATTCAAGCACTTGTAGACCGTCCCGGAAAATACCGCATCAATCAAATCCGGCAGCAGTATCAAGATACTATGACTGAGTATTGTGGCGTATTTCGTAGCGCCGAATTGATGCAGGAAGGTTTAAATAAATTGGAGGATTTAGAGCGACAATATGAGGAGGTTTACTTAGACGATAAAGGCAAATTGTGGAATACGGAAATTGTAGAAGCTTTGGAGTTGCGGAGTTTGATAATTGTCGGGAAAATGATTTTAACTTCTGCTTTGAACCGGCAGGAAAGTCGGGGAGCTCATTCGCGGGAAGATTTTACCGAGCGGGATGACGGGAATTTCTTGAAGCATACAATGGCGTATTATTCGCCTGCGGGGATTGATTTGGCTTATATGCCGGTGGCGATTACGATGTTTGAGCCGCAGGAGAGGAAGTATTAA
- a CDS encoding lysophospholipid acyltransferase family protein gives MSSESKLLISRCFLAGLGTQMFMYREDRIPQESPVLVVSNHRSFLDPVLLTAALGRSIRFACHHYMGQVPLMREVVTTFGAFPLEAPDHRQQHFFSQATALLQSGEMVGVFPEGAEPMVKLTGPNTVGKFQRGFAHLALRAPVRDLAVLPVAISSFEEQSIRSAVPLKLLSLFDPSEPLFDRSGWHPVIIYQRVNVLIGRPYWITVERQQQYRGKKAKAVVAELTYHCQGEIAELLQRGCL, from the coding sequence ATGTCTTCAGAGAGCAAATTGCTGATTTCGCGCTGTTTCCTGGCTGGTTTGGGAACGCAGATGTTTATGTACCGCGAAGATCGGATTCCCCAGGAGAGTCCGGTGCTGGTGGTGAGCAATCACCGCAGTTTCTTAGATCCTGTGCTGCTGACGGCGGCTTTGGGTCGATCGATCCGCTTTGCTTGTCATCATTACATGGGTCAAGTTCCGCTGATGAGGGAAGTAGTCACGACTTTCGGCGCTTTCCCCTTGGAAGCACCGGATCACCGACAGCAGCATTTTTTCTCTCAAGCGACAGCGCTGCTGCAAAGCGGGGAGATGGTGGGGGTGTTTCCAGAGGGTGCAGAACCGATGGTGAAGCTGACTGGGCCGAATACTGTGGGGAAGTTTCAGCGGGGATTTGCTCATTTGGCTTTGCGGGCTCCGGTGCGGGATTTGGCGGTGTTGCCGGTGGCGATTAGTTCTTTTGAGGAACAGTCAATACGATCGGCTGTACCGCTCAAGTTGTTGAGTTTGTTCGATCCTTCGGAACCGCTGTTCGATCGCTCTGGGTGGCATCCTGTGATAATTTATCAGCGAGTTAATGTTTTAATCGGCCGGCCTTACTGGATTACTGTCGAGAGACAGCAGCAATATCGAGGCAAAAAAGCCAAAGCAGTTGTGGCTGAACTCACATACCACTGTCAGGGAGAAATTGCAGAATTACTCCAACGAGGTTGTTTGTAA
- a CDS encoding alpha/beta fold hydrolase: MANANNKVRFLTPKPPKPDRPLFVFLPGMDGSGLLLRPQISKLANHFDIRCLTVPADDMASWEVLVSETIALIEAEKQAGKPKRPVYLCGESFGGCLAMKTVLEDPQVCDRLILVNPASSFRQQPWVQWGSYLTQWLPANLYPLSVIGLLPILASLGKIGRDDRRALLEAMQAVPQNTSVWRLALVRSFNVDENQLRGIKQPTLVIASGADRLLPSVVEAKLLVKVIPNAEMVLLANSGHACLLETDVNLYGIMQARNFLTKSEENLSLVKSH, encoded by the coding sequence ATGGCAAATGCTAATAACAAGGTTCGTTTCCTAACCCCCAAACCGCCGAAACCAGATCGCCCTTTATTTGTATTTCTGCCCGGTATGGATGGCAGCGGTTTGCTGCTGCGGCCGCAAATTTCTAAATTAGCCAATCATTTCGACATTCGCTGCTTAACTGTACCGGCTGACGACATGGCTAGTTGGGAGGTACTGGTTAGCGAAACAATTGCCTTAATTGAAGCAGAAAAGCAAGCGGGAAAGCCCAAGCGGCCGGTTTATCTGTGCGGCGAGTCATTTGGGGGCTGTTTAGCGATGAAAACTGTTTTAGAAGATCCTCAAGTGTGCGATCGATTAATTTTAGTCAATCCAGCTTCTTCGTTTCGACAGCAGCCTTGGGTGCAGTGGGGATCGTATCTGACTCAGTGGCTGCCGGCCAACCTTTATCCGCTGTCGGTAATCGGTTTATTGCCGATATTAGCATCATTAGGAAAGATTGGGCGCGACGATCGGCGCGCTTTGCTAGAAGCGATGCAAGCAGTACCGCAAAACACGTCTGTGTGGAGATTGGCGTTAGTGCGATCGTTTAATGTTGACGAAAATCAGTTGCGCGGCATCAAACAGCCGACGCTAGTAATTGCTAGCGGTGCCGATCGGCTGCTGCCTTCGGTAGTAGAAGCGAAGCTTTTAGTCAAGGTAATTCCCAATGCTGAAATGGTGCTGCTGGCTAACAGCGGTCATGCTTGTTTGTTAGAAACAGATGTTAACCTTTACGGGATTATGCAAGCTCGCAATTTTTTGACAAAATCCGAAGAAAATCTGTCCTTAGTCAAAAGTCATTAG
- a CDS encoding photosystem I reaction center subunit VIII: MTGSYAASFLPWILIPVITWLMPVVVMGLLFIYIESDA; the protein is encoded by the coding sequence ATGACAGGTTCCTACGCTGCCTCTTTCTTGCCTTGGATTTTGATTCCGGTTATTACATGGTTAATGCCGGTTGTGGTAATGGGTTTGTTGTTTATCTACATTGAAAGCGACGCCTGA
- a CDS encoding TIGR04283 family arsenosugar biosynthesis glycosyltransferase — MSPDNPHLKISIIIPVLNEAPTIAPVISTALQAQNVEIIVADGGSSDGTTDIAKSLGVRVICTAPGRATQMNAGAAAATGEILLFLHADTLLPRGYDSGARRVLANPSAVAGAFQLKIDARSLSLRLVETGVNWRSNFLQMPYGDQAIFLHAVTFDKIGGFPDLPLMEDFEFVRRLKKQGRIEIVPQPVLTSARRWQQLGVIKTTAINQIVIIGYFLGVSPDRLAFWYKRQKKNSSEN, encoded by the coding sequence ATGTCGCCAGACAATCCCCATCTCAAAATTTCCATTATCATTCCAGTCTTAAACGAAGCACCTACAATTGCCCCAGTCATCTCCACCGCGCTTCAGGCCCAAAATGTCGAAATAATTGTTGCCGACGGCGGCAGCAGCGACGGTACTACAGATATAGCAAAATCTTTGGGTGTCCGAGTTATTTGCACCGCCCCAGGCCGCGCCACCCAAATGAATGCAGGTGCCGCCGCCGCTACTGGAGAGATATTGCTGTTTCTCCACGCAGACACTCTGTTGCCTCGCGGGTACGACTCTGGCGCGCGTCGGGTACTAGCTAACCCGTCTGCAGTGGCGGGGGCCTTTCAACTCAAGATTGACGCCCGCAGTCTCAGCCTCCGGCTGGTAGAAACAGGGGTAAACTGGCGATCGAACTTTTTACAAATGCCCTACGGCGACCAAGCTATTTTCCTCCACGCAGTTACCTTTGACAAAATCGGCGGTTTTCCCGACTTGCCCCTGATGGAAGACTTTGAATTCGTGCGGCGGTTGAAAAAACAAGGCCGCATTGAAATAGTACCCCAGCCAGTGCTGACCTCCGCCCGTCGCTGGCAGCAGCTTGGGGTCATCAAAACCACCGCCATTAATCAAATAGTAATTATCGGTTATTTCCTCGGAGTGTCGCCCGATCGACTCGCTTTCTGGTATAAGAGGCAAAAGAAAAATTCTTCTGAAAACTAA
- a CDS encoding photosystem I reaction center protein subunit XI: MADPRDAELIKPFNGDPFTGHLATPISASDFTKAFIGNLPAYRKGLSPLVRGLEIGLAHGYFLVGPEIVFGPLRDYPEAANLGGLITALVLVLLGTAGMSAYGLVSFKQDNTSYPSANPMTPDSLRNAEGWSQFTAGFFIGGMGGVFAAYFLLENLKGVDAIFRGLVNN; the protein is encoded by the coding sequence ATGGCAGATCCCAGAGATGCAGAGCTTATTAAACCCTTTAACGGCGACCCCTTCACGGGTCATCTAGCCACCCCCATCAGTGCTTCTGATTTCACAAAAGCATTTATTGGGAACTTGCCCGCCTACCGCAAAGGACTCTCTCCCCTAGTTCGAGGTCTAGAAATCGGTTTGGCACACGGTTATTTCCTCGTCGGCCCCGAAATCGTCTTCGGACCCCTGCGGGATTATCCAGAAGCAGCTAATCTCGGCGGATTAATTACAGCCCTCGTATTAGTTCTGCTTGGCACAGCAGGTATGTCTGCCTACGGTTTAGTCTCTTTCAAGCAAGACAACACCAGCTACCCTAGCGCTAATCCGATGACTCCCGATTCCCTCAGAAATGCTGAAGGTTGGAGCCAGTTTACCGCTGGTTTCTTCATTGGTGGAATGGGTGGTGTCTTTGCTGCCTACTTCTTACTCGAAAACTTGAAGGGCGTCGATGCCATCTTCCGGGGCTTAGTCAACAATTAG